A region of Massilia sp. KIM DNA encodes the following proteins:
- the dnaQ gene encoding DNA polymerase III subunit epsilon, which translates to MRQIVLDTETTGLNPRTGDRIIEVGCVEIFNRKLTGNNFHRYINPERDSDEAALAVHGLTTEFLSDKPKFHEIAEELRAYVAGAEVIIHNAPFDLGFLNHEFTRLGMRPFVEHCGPIIDTLVQAKEIFPGKRNSLDALCDRYEISNAHRKLHGALLDAELLADVYLAMTRGQNSLTMDVEVESSAGGELIDVGPLGEIIVVAAAAEELALHEAVLADLDKSMKGSCVWRNYAPQG; encoded by the coding sequence ATGCGCCAGATCGTCCTCGATACCGAAACCACCGGCCTGAATCCACGCACCGGCGACCGCATCATCGAGGTCGGCTGCGTCGAGATCTTCAACCGCAAGCTGACCGGGAATAACTTCCACCGCTATATCAATCCGGAACGCGATTCCGACGAAGCGGCGCTGGCGGTGCACGGCCTGACCACCGAGTTCCTGAGCGATAAGCCGAAATTCCACGAGATCGCCGAGGAGCTGCGCGCCTACGTGGCCGGCGCCGAGGTCATCATCCACAACGCGCCTTTCGACCTCGGCTTCCTGAACCACGAGTTCACCCGTCTCGGCATGCGGCCTTTCGTGGAGCACTGCGGTCCCATCATCGACACCCTGGTGCAGGCCAAGGAAATCTTCCCCGGCAAGCGCAACTCGCTGGACGCGCTGTGCGACCGCTACGAAATCTCGAATGCCCACCGCAAGCTGCACGGCGCCTTGCTGGACGCGGAGCTGTTGGCCGACGTCTACCTCGCGATGACGCGCGGCCAGAACTCGCTGACCATGGACGTCGAGGTCGAGAGCTCGGCGGGCGGTGAACTGATCGACGTCGGGCCGCTTGGCGAGATCATCGTGGTGGCGGCCGCGGCCGAGGAACTCGCACTGCACGAGGCGGTGCTGGCCGACCTCGACAAGAGCATGAAGGGGAGCTGCGTGTGGAGAAATTATGCTCCGCAGGGGTGA
- the rnhA gene encoding ribonuclease HI: MNEADNAHKDTSTNLTKVEIFTDGACKGNPGTGGWGALLVSNGHEKEIFGGAPNTTNNRMELQAVIEALTVLNRPCQVVLHTDSQYVQKGISEWIHGWKARGWKTSTKEPVKNDDLWKALDLAQQQHAVEWRWVRGHNGHPGNERADVLANRGAASVRR; encoded by the coding sequence ATGAACGAAGCAGATAACGCACACAAGGACACGTCCACCAATCTCACCAAGGTCGAGATCTTCACCGACGGCGCCTGCAAGGGCAATCCGGGCACCGGCGGCTGGGGCGCGCTCCTGGTCTCCAACGGCCACGAGAAGGAAATCTTCGGCGGCGCGCCGAACACCACCAACAACCGCATGGAACTCCAGGCAGTGATCGAGGCCCTGACGGTCCTCAACCGTCCCTGCCAGGTGGTGCTGCACACCGACAGCCAGTACGTGCAGAAGGGGATCTCGGAATGGATCCACGGCTGGAAGGCGCGCGGCTGGAAGACCTCGACCAAGGAACCGGTCAAGAACGACGACCTGTGGAAGGCGCTCGACCTGGCCCAGCAGCAGCACGCCGTCGAGTGGCGCTGGGTACGCGGCCACAACGGCCATCCGGGCAACGAGCGCGCCGACGTGCTGGCCAACCGCGGCGCGGCCTCGGTCCGCCGTTGA
- a CDS encoding class I SAM-dependent methyltransferase, translated as MDSTASEKSIIALDVWLQSPAGAYVRAFEQACLDELTADIFGFNAVQIGVPQLDALAANRMPNKWQAATRTSTADELAFAASGRQIAVALDFAELPFASQSIDLVVLPHVLEFAAEPHQVLREVERVLIPEGQVIICGFNPLSLWGVRQGMGRFTSNGYLPASGEFISMPRLKDWLKLLNLGVSRSHYGCYAPPCRTSQWLERFAMMESAGRRWWPYLGAVYIVHAIKRVKGMHIIGPAWNKKTSKRPQAVPAANRE; from the coding sequence ATGGACAGCACGGCTTCCGAAAAATCCATTATAGCGCTCGATGTCTGGCTGCAATCGCCGGCCGGCGCATACGTGCGCGCCTTCGAACAGGCTTGCCTGGACGAGCTCACGGCGGATATTTTCGGCTTCAACGCGGTGCAGATCGGCGTGCCCCAGCTCGACGCGCTGGCCGCCAACCGCATGCCCAACAAGTGGCAGGCGGCCACCCGCACCTCCACCGCCGACGAGCTGGCCTTCGCCGCCAGCGGCCGGCAGATCGCGGTCGCGCTCGACTTCGCCGAGCTGCCCTTCGCCTCGCAGAGCATCGACCTGGTGGTCCTGCCCCACGTGCTGGAGTTCGCCGCCGAGCCGCACCAGGTGCTGCGCGAGGTCGAGCGGGTCCTGATTCCGGAAGGGCAGGTGATCATCTGCGGCTTCAATCCGCTCAGCCTGTGGGGTGTGCGCCAGGGCATGGGCCGCTTCACCAGCAACGGCTATTTGCCGGCCTCGGGCGAATTCATTTCTATGCCGCGGCTCAAAGACTGGCTAAAATTGCTGAACCTTGGCGTCAGCCGCAGCCATTATGGCTGTTATGCGCCGCCTTGCCGCACTTCGCAGTGGCTGGAACGCTTCGCGATGATGGAATCGGCCGGCCGGCGCTGGTGGCCCTACCTGGGTGCGGTCTACATCGTGCATGCGATCAAGCGGGTCAAGGGCATGCACATCATCGGTCCCGCGTGGAACAAGAAAACGAGCAAGCGTCCGCAGGCAGTGCCGGCGGCGAACAGAGAATGA
- the gloB gene encoding hydroxyacylglutathione hydrolase encodes MTNSPRTELSVLTVPAFNDNYLWLIHDGVHAAVVDPGDAQPIRDALAAHKLTLTAILLTHHHADHIGGVPALLAEYPVPVFGPRKDDIPNLTRTLGEGDRVQVPGLDLELEVLDVPGHTRGHIAYVRRGARANWLFCGDTLFAGGCGRLFEGTPEQMAASLGKLAALPDDTLVYCAHEYTVANLRFAQAVEPDNQAIRLRMIDATARRGTRLPTVPSTIGLEKGSNPFLRYTEPGVVRSLVEAGRLPEGAAPVQAFAALREWKNVF; translated from the coding sequence ATGACGAATTCGCCGCGAACGGAGCTGTCCGTCCTCACCGTACCCGCCTTCAACGACAACTATCTGTGGCTGATCCACGACGGCGTCCATGCTGCGGTGGTCGATCCGGGCGACGCCCAGCCGATCCGTGACGCATTGGCCGCGCACAAGCTGACCTTGACCGCCATTCTACTCACCCATCACCACGCTGACCACATCGGCGGCGTGCCGGCCCTGCTGGCCGAGTATCCGGTCCCGGTCTTCGGTCCACGCAAGGATGATATTCCGAATCTCACCCGGACGCTGGGCGAAGGCGACCGGGTGCAGGTGCCCGGGCTGGACCTGGAACTCGAGGTGCTGGACGTGCCCGGCCACACGCGCGGGCACATCGCCTACGTGCGGCGGGGGGCGCGGGCCAACTGGCTGTTCTGTGGAGACACCCTGTTCGCGGGCGGTTGCGGCCGCCTGTTCGAGGGCACACCGGAACAGATGGCGGCCTCGCTCGGCAAGCTCGCGGCGCTGCCGGACGACACCCTGGTGTATTGCGCGCACGAGTACACGGTGGCGAACCTGCGTTTCGCGCAGGCGGTGGAGCCGGACAACCAGGCGATCCGGCTGCGCATGATCGACGCGACGGCCAGGCGCGGCACGCGCCTGCCGACCGTGCCCTCGACCATCGGGCTGGAGAAAGGCTCGAACCCTTTCCTGCGCTATACCGAGCCGGGGGTAGTGCGCAGCCTGGTCGAGGCCGGACGCCTGCCGGAGGGCGCGGCGCCGGTGCAGGCTTTTGCGGCCCTGAGAGAGTGGAAGAACGTGTTCTAG
- the aceB gene encoding malate synthase A produces MSIATPAGMEIRAEIKPGYEQILTPEALELVARLTRAFEPRRQELLAARAERARRLDAGKRPDFLPQTAAIRDGDWKIAPIPKALECRRVEITGPVERKMVINALNSGADSYMTDFEDSNSPNWDNQITGQINMRDAVRRTISLEQGGKRYQLGDKVATLVVRPRGWHLDEKHVLVDGKRVSGGIFDFALFMFHNAKEQLARGAGPYFYLPKMESHLEARLWNDIFVMTQDALGLPQGTIKATVLIETILAAFEMDEILYELREHSAGLNAGRWDYIFSCIKKFKLDKDFCLADRAKVTMTAPFMRAYALLLLKTCHKRGAPAIGGMSALIPIKNDPAKNEVAMGGVRTDKARDANDGYDGGWVAHPGLVELAMTEFKKVLGDRPNQIDKQRPDVAVTAKELLDFKPETPITEEGLRYNINVGIHYLGAWLAGNGCVPIHNLMEDAATAEISRSQVWQWIRSPKGVLEDGRKVTADMVRAMIPEELAKVKAVAPNGDNPSYVRAAEIFEQMSTSEQFAEFLTLPLYEEI; encoded by the coding sequence ATGAGCATCGCCACCCCCGCCGGAATGGAGATCCGGGCCGAGATCAAGCCCGGCTACGAACAGATCCTCACCCCGGAAGCCCTCGAGCTGGTCGCCAGGCTGACGCGCGCCTTCGAGCCGCGCCGCCAGGAACTGCTGGCCGCCCGCGCCGAGCGCGCGCGCCGCCTGGACGCCGGCAAGCGCCCCGACTTCCTGCCTCAGACCGCCGCGATCCGCGACGGCGACTGGAAGATCGCCCCGATCCCCAAGGCCCTGGAATGCCGCCGCGTCGAGATCACCGGGCCGGTCGAGCGCAAGATGGTCATCAATGCGCTGAACTCGGGCGCCGACAGCTACATGACCGACTTCGAGGACTCGAACTCGCCCAACTGGGACAACCAGATCACCGGCCAGATCAACATGCGCGACGCCGTGCGCCGCACCATCTCGCTGGAGCAGGGCGGCAAGCGCTACCAACTGGGCGACAAGGTCGCGACCCTGGTGGTGCGTCCGCGCGGCTGGCACCTGGACGAGAAGCACGTGCTGGTCGACGGCAAGCGGGTCTCGGGCGGCATCTTCGATTTCGCGCTGTTCATGTTCCACAACGCCAAGGAACAGCTGGCGCGCGGCGCCGGCCCCTATTTCTACCTGCCGAAGATGGAATCCCACCTCGAGGCGCGCCTGTGGAACGACATCTTCGTCATGACCCAGGATGCGCTCGGCCTGCCGCAGGGCACGATCAAGGCCACGGTCCTGATCGAAACCATCCTGGCCGCCTTCGAGATGGACGAGATCCTCTACGAGCTGCGCGAGCACAGCGCCGGCCTGAACGCGGGCCGCTGGGACTACATCTTCTCGTGCATCAAGAAGTTCAAGCTGGACAAGGACTTCTGCCTGGCCGACCGCGCCAAGGTCACCATGACCGCGCCCTTCATGCGCGCCTACGCGCTGCTGCTGCTCAAGACCTGCCACAAGCGCGGCGCGCCGGCGATCGGTGGCATGTCGGCCCTGATCCCGATCAAGAACGACCCGGCCAAGAACGAGGTCGCCATGGGCGGCGTGCGCACCGACAAGGCGCGCGATGCGAACGACGGCTACGACGGCGGCTGGGTGGCCCACCCGGGCCTGGTCGAGCTGGCGATGACCGAGTTCAAGAAGGTGCTGGGCGATCGCCCGAACCAGATCGACAAGCAGCGTCCTGACGTCGCCGTGACGGCGAAGGAACTGCTCGACTTCAAGCCCGAGACCCCGATCACGGAAGAGGGCCTGCGCTACAACATCAACGTCGGCATCCACTACCTGGGCGCCTGGCTGGCCGGCAATGGCTGCGTGCCCATCCACAACCTGATGGAAGACGCGGCCACGGCCGAGATCAGCCGCTCGCAGGTGTGGCAATGGATCCGCTCGCCCAAGGGCGTGCTCGAGGACGGACGCAAGGTCACGGCCGACATGGTGCGCGCCATGATCCCGGAAGAGCTGGCCAAGGTGAAGGCGGTGGCGCCGAACGGCGACAACCCGAGCTATGTGCGGGCCGCCGAGATCTTCGAGCAGATGTCGACCTCGGAGCAATTCGCCGAGTTCCTGACCCTGCCGCTGTACGAAGAGATCTGA
- a CDS encoding LysR family transcriptional regulator yields MGKFKEISTFVEVVARGSLSAAARAEGIAPAMIGRRLDALESRLGVKLLQRTTRRLALTDEGAAFLEDCQRILGELDEAESAVSERSARATGHLLVSAPAGFGRQHVAPLLPSFLAEHRDLTVNLNLNDRVVDVVAEGVDVAIRIASLNDSNLVGVKLADNHRVVVATPAYLKRHGRPQTLADLARHNCLAISSEGSQRGWTFLDKGKPVTLKVGGNMVCNDGAVLHAWALAGKGLAWRSMWEVGGQIASGELCTVLDDYAAPGNDIYAVFAQRRHLPLRIRAFVDFLRRTYAQPDYW; encoded by the coding sequence ATGGGCAAGTTCAAGGAAATCTCGACTTTCGTCGAAGTCGTCGCGCGCGGCAGCCTGTCGGCGGCGGCGCGCGCCGAAGGCATCGCCCCGGCCATGATCGGGCGCCGCCTGGACGCGCTCGAATCGCGCCTGGGCGTCAAGCTCCTGCAGCGCACCACGCGCCGCCTGGCCCTGACCGACGAGGGCGCCGCCTTCCTCGAGGATTGCCAGCGCATCCTCGGCGAGCTCGACGAAGCCGAAAGCGCGGTCTCGGAACGCAGCGCGCGCGCCACCGGCCACCTGCTGGTCTCGGCCCCGGCCGGCTTCGGACGCCAGCACGTGGCGCCCCTGCTGCCCTCCTTCCTGGCCGAGCACCGCGACCTGACGGTCAACCTGAACCTGAACGACCGCGTGGTCGACGTGGTGGCCGAGGGCGTGGACGTGGCGATCCGCATCGCCAGCCTGAACGACTCGAACCTGGTGGGGGTGAAGCTGGCCGACAACCACCGGGTGGTGGTGGCCACGCCCGCCTACCTGAAGCGCCACGGCCGGCCGCAGACCCTGGCCGACCTGGCGCGCCACAACTGCCTGGCGATCAGCAGCGAAGGCAGCCAGCGCGGCTGGACCTTCCTCGACAAGGGCAAGCCGGTAACCCTCAAGGTCGGCGGCAACATGGTGTGCAACGACGGCGCGGTGCTGCACGCCTGGGCCCTGGCCGGCAAGGGCCTGGCCTGGCGCTCGATGTGGGAGGTGGGCGGACAGATCGCCAGCGGCGAGCTGTGCACAGTGCTGGACGACTACGCGGCGCCCGGCAACGACATCTACGCGGTGTTCGCGCAGCGCCGCCACCTGCCCCTGCGGATCCGCGCCTTCGTGGACTTCCTGCGCCGCACCTACGCCCAGCCGGACTACTGGTAG
- a CDS encoding cold-shock protein — MATGIVKWFNDSKGFGFITPDEGGEDLFAHFSAIQSTGFKSLQENQRVSFDVTTGPKGKQAANIQPL, encoded by the coding sequence ATGGCAACTGGCATCGTAAAATGGTTCAATGACTCGAAGGGCTTCGGCTTCATCACCCCGGACGAAGGCGGCGAAGATCTGTTTGCACACTTCTCGGCTATCCAGAGCACCGGCTTCAAGTCGCTGCAGGAAAACCAGCGCGTCTCGTTCGACGTGACCACTGGCCCGAAGGGCAAGCAGGCTGCGAACATCCAGCCTCTGTAA
- a CDS encoding Hpt domain-containing protein: protein MAHPADQQFFARLAALNDKFALGLPATLDRLASLAARLDLAAPAPVAGELQAMLHTVAGSAATFGFRGLGQRARMLEQRLRVLQTFEAAASADWQDWLAELARFIAEARIDPKSIA, encoded by the coding sequence ATGGCCCACCCGGCTGACCAGCAATTCTTCGCGCGCCTGGCCGCGCTGAACGATAAGTTCGCGCTCGGCCTGCCGGCCACGCTCGACCGCCTGGCCAGCCTGGCCGCGCGCCTCGACCTGGCCGCGCCGGCCCCGGTGGCGGGCGAACTGCAGGCCATGCTGCACACGGTGGCCGGCTCGGCCGCCACCTTCGGCTTTCGCGGCCTGGGCCAGCGCGCCCGCATGCTGGAGCAGCGCCTGCGCGTGCTGCAGACCTTCGAGGCCGCCGCCAGCGCCGACTGGCAGGACTGGCTGGCCGAGCTGGCCCGCTTCATCGCCGAGGCGCGCATTGATCCCAAATCGATTGCCTGA
- the upp gene encoding uracil phosphoribosyltransferase: MKQDQRFPNLYILNHPLIQHKLSHMREHDTSTRTFRELLREITLLMGYEITRDLPLTTRQITTPLMTIDAPVIAGKKLAVVPILRAGIGMSDGLLELVPSARVGHIGVFRDPETHEPVEYLVRLPDVTDRTFILCDPMVATGNSAVHAVDVLKKRGVPDEQILFLALVAAPEGVSVFHKAHPNVKVYVASLDSHLNADAYIVPGLGDAGDRIFGTK, translated from the coding sequence ATGAAACAAGACCAGCGTTTTCCCAACCTCTACATCCTGAACCATCCGCTGATCCAGCATAAGCTGTCGCACATGCGCGAGCACGACACCTCGACCCGCACCTTCCGCGAGCTGCTGCGCGAGATCACGCTGCTGATGGGGTATGAGATCACCCGCGACCTGCCGCTCACCACGCGCCAGATCACGACCCCCCTGATGACCATCGACGCCCCCGTCATCGCCGGCAAGAAACTGGCCGTGGTGCCGATCCTGCGCGCCGGCATCGGCATGAGCGACGGCCTGCTGGAACTGGTGCCCTCGGCCCGTGTCGGCCACATCGGCGTGTTCCGCGATCCCGAGACCCACGAGCCGGTCGAATACCTGGTGCGCCTGCCGGACGTCACCGACCGCACCTTCATCCTGTGCGACCCGATGGTCGCGACGGGCAATTCGGCCGTGCATGCGGTGGACGTGCTCAAGAAGCGCGGCGTGCCCGACGAGCAGATCCTGTTCCTGGCCCTGGTGGCGGCGCCGGAAGGCGTGAGCGTGTTCCACAAGGCCCATCCGAACGTCAAGGTCTACGTGGCCTCGCTCGACAGCCACCTGAACGCCGACGCCTACATCGTGCCGGGCCTGGGCGACGCCGGCGACCGCATCTTCGGCACCAAGTAA